Proteins encoded together in one Acholeplasma hippikon window:
- a CDS encoding aminopeptidase produces MPNQLLLEKYARLAVRTGANVQKGQHVVLRTTTEAVELTREVAKQAYIAGAKKVHIIWSDERISKFSYDYADVEALKEMPQHSIDQYKYFVDNNAAFISIVSPVPNAMAGVDSKKMQEVQMATMKPIQFFREHTMGNKSQWTIVAASNPTWATKLFPGVETQEAVEKLWDAIFKAVRVDETTDPVENWVKHNEYLHTNNQKLNAANFKSLHFTNSLGTDLIVELIEDHIWAGGSETAGNGVVFNPNIPTEESFTMPYKFGTQGKVVATKPLNNQGRIIDKFWLEFKDGKVVNYDALVDKDALRSILELDENSKYIGEIALISHNSPISNMDILFLNTLYDENASCHMALGRAYPMNIKNGNQTPIKELEKKGYNNSLNHVDFMFGSADMKIVGTKHDGTEVLVFENGNFVI; encoded by the coding sequence ATGCCAAATCAATTATTATTAGAAAAGTACGCACGTTTAGCTGTTAGAACTGGCGCGAATGTACAAAAAGGTCAACACGTTGTTTTAAGAACAACAACTGAAGCAGTTGAATTAACAAGAGAAGTAGCTAAACAAGCTTATATTGCTGGAGCAAAAAAGGTTCATATTATTTGGTCAGATGAAAGAATTTCAAAGTTTTCTTATGATTATGCAGATGTAGAAGCGTTAAAAGAAATGCCTCAACACTCGATTGATCAATATAAATATTTTGTAGACAATAATGCAGCATTCATCTCAATCGTATCACCAGTGCCAAACGCGATGGCTGGTGTAGATTCTAAGAAGATGCAAGAAGTTCAAATGGCTACAATGAAACCAATTCAATTCTTCAGAGAACATACAATGGGCAATAAGTCACAATGGACAATCGTTGCTGCAAGTAATCCAACATGGGCTACTAAACTATTCCCAGGTGTAGAAACTCAAGAAGCAGTTGAAAAATTATGGGATGCAATCTTCAAGGCGGTTAGAGTTGATGAAACTACTGATCCAGTTGAAAATTGGGTAAAACATAACGAATACTTACATACAAATAATCAAAAATTAAATGCTGCAAACTTTAAATCATTACACTTCACAAATTCATTAGGAACTGATTTAATTGTTGAATTAATTGAAGACCATATTTGGGCTGGTGGTTCTGAAACTGCAGGTAATGGTGTTGTCTTCAACCCAAATATTCCAACAGAAGAATCATTCACAATGCCATATAAATTTGGTACTCAAGGTAAAGTAGTGGCAACTAAACCACTAAATAACCAAGGCAGAATCATTGATAAGTTCTGGTTAGAATTTAAAGATGGTAAAGTAGTTAACTATGATGCTTTAGTTGATAAAGATGCATTAAGAAGTATCTTAGAATTAGATGAAAATTCTAAATACATTGGAGAAATTGCATTAATTTCTCATAACTCACCAATCTCAAATATGGATATCTTATTCTTAAATACTTTATATGATGAAAATGCTTCATGTCATATGGCATTAGGTAGAGCTTATCCAATGAACATTAAAAATGGTAATCAAACACCAATCAAAGAGTTAGAAAAGAAGGGTTATAATAACTCACTTAACCACGTTGACTTTATGTTTGGTTCAGCAGATATGAAGATTGTTGGTACTAAACATGATGGTACTGAAGTCTTAGTATTTGAAAACGGAAACTTCGTTATCTAA